One genomic segment of Brassica napus cultivar Da-Ae chromosome A3, Da-Ae, whole genome shotgun sequence includes these proteins:
- the LOC106428359 gene encoding protein BTR1 isoform X1 yields the protein MESTESYPPEELTNRSPEPSEDDSAEKPTHIRFLVSNAAAGSVIGKGGSTITEFQAKSGARIQLSRNQEFFPGTTDRIIMISGSIKEVVNGLELILDKLHSELHAEEGSDVEPRRRLRLVVPNSSCGGIIGKGGATIKSFIEESKAGIKISPLDNTFYGLSDRLVTLSGTFEEQMRAVDLILAKLTEDDHYSQNVHSPYSYAGLSYSGFHGHPYAYVLPSVATAGYNSANYAHNGSGGRYQNHQKEEAGSTVTIGVSDEHIGLVLGRGGRNIMEITQMTGARIKISDRGDFMSGTTDRKVTITGSQRAIQQAETMIKQKVDSASERETE from the exons ATGGAGTCCACCGAGTCGTATCCCCCTGAAGAGCTCACCAACAGATCCCCTGAACCTTCCGAAGATG ACTCTGCTGAGAAGCCAACGCACATTCGGTTTCTTGTATCCAATGCGGCGGCTGGTTCTGTCATTGGGAAAGGAGGCTCCACCATCACTGAGTTTCAGGCTAAGTCCGGTGCTCGGATCCAGCTCTCGCGTAACCAAGAGTTTTTCCCTGGGACGACCGATAGAATTATTATGATATCGGGATCCATTAAAGAAGTTGTCAATGGTCTTGAACTTATCCTTGATAAATTGCACAGCGAG CTTCATGCTGAAGAGGGTAGTGATGTTGAGCCTAGGAGAAGACTAAGACTTGTGGTTCCTAACAGTTCTTGTGGAGGCATTATTGGAAAAGGAGGGGCCACCAtcaa GTCATTCATTGAGGAATCTAAAGCTGGTATTAAGATATCCCCTCTGGATAATACCTTCTATGGGTTGAGTGATAGGCTAGTGACATTGTCTGGAACCTTCGAGGAGCAGATGCGGGCTGTTGATTTGATTTTGGCTAAGCTTACCGAGGACGATCATTACTCCCAGAATGTACATTCCCCATATTCGTATGCAG GTCTTTCCTACTCTGGTTTTCATGGTCATCCATATGCGTATGTGCTTCCTTCTGTTGCAACAGCGGGATACAATTCGGCTAACTACGCACACAACGGTTCTGGAGGGAGGTATCAAAACCACCAAAAG GAAGAGGCTGGTAGCACGGTGACAATTGGTGTGTCGGATGAGCATATAGGCTTGGTCCTTGGTCGTGGAGGAAGAAACATCATGGAAATCACTCAGATGACCGGTGCTCGTATTAAAATATCAGACCGAGGAGATTTCATGTCTGGAACCACTGATAG GAAAGTGACTATCACAGGATCACAGAGAGCAATTCAGCAAGCTGAGACGATGATAAAACAGAAAGTTGATTCAGCCTCTGAGAGAGAGACCGAATAA
- the LOC106428359 gene encoding protein BTR1 isoform X2: protein MESTESYPPEELTNRSPEPSEDDSAEKPTHIRFLVSNAAAGSVIGKGGSTITEFQAKSGARIQLSRNQEFFPGTTDRIIMISGSIKEVVNGLELILDKLHSELHAEEGSDVEPRRRLRLVVPNSSCGGIIGKGGATIKSFIEESKAGIKISPLDNTFYGLSDRLVTLSGTFEEQMRAVDLILAKLTEDDHYSQNVHSPYSYAAGYNSANYAHNGSGGRYQNHQKEEAGSTVTIGVSDEHIGLVLGRGGRNIMEITQMTGARIKISDRGDFMSGTTDRKVTITGSQRAIQQAETMIKQKVDSASERETE, encoded by the exons ATGGAGTCCACCGAGTCGTATCCCCCTGAAGAGCTCACCAACAGATCCCCTGAACCTTCCGAAGATG ACTCTGCTGAGAAGCCAACGCACATTCGGTTTCTTGTATCCAATGCGGCGGCTGGTTCTGTCATTGGGAAAGGAGGCTCCACCATCACTGAGTTTCAGGCTAAGTCCGGTGCTCGGATCCAGCTCTCGCGTAACCAAGAGTTTTTCCCTGGGACGACCGATAGAATTATTATGATATCGGGATCCATTAAAGAAGTTGTCAATGGTCTTGAACTTATCCTTGATAAATTGCACAGCGAG CTTCATGCTGAAGAGGGTAGTGATGTTGAGCCTAGGAGAAGACTAAGACTTGTGGTTCCTAACAGTTCTTGTGGAGGCATTATTGGAAAAGGAGGGGCCACCAtcaa GTCATTCATTGAGGAATCTAAAGCTGGTATTAAGATATCCCCTCTGGATAATACCTTCTATGGGTTGAGTGATAGGCTAGTGACATTGTCTGGAACCTTCGAGGAGCAGATGCGGGCTGTTGATTTGATTTTGGCTAAGCTTACCGAGGACGATCATTACTCCCAGAATGTACATTCCCCATATTCGTATGCAG CGGGATACAATTCGGCTAACTACGCACACAACGGTTCTGGAGGGAGGTATCAAAACCACCAAAAG GAAGAGGCTGGTAGCACGGTGACAATTGGTGTGTCGGATGAGCATATAGGCTTGGTCCTTGGTCGTGGAGGAAGAAACATCATGGAAATCACTCAGATGACCGGTGCTCGTATTAAAATATCAGACCGAGGAGATTTCATGTCTGGAACCACTGATAG GAAAGTGACTATCACAGGATCACAGAGAGCAATTCAGCAAGCTGAGACGATGATAAAACAGAAAGTTGATTCAGCCTCTGAGAGAGAGACCGAATAA